Proteins encoded in a region of the Neodiprion lecontei isolate iyNeoLeco1 chromosome 5, iyNeoLeco1.1, whole genome shotgun sequence genome:
- the LOC107217589 gene encoding putative tyrosine-protein kinase Wsck, producing MILLWILTSVLGGITFAQEAYEYKGCYRNLEADVDFPVLAVSHPSSPSECIRECGSRYYMFAGLMNDQQCYCGSEYGRSGPSLGCTIYCVAEPTALCGSLDSVSVYSTGLKGPSPPRHIQLIRSEPGALQITWEPPNVPNGKLIAYNLRAVSLTSHASGFLPTIEIQVQGGSSNTTTMRGLQPGTNYNVSIVAVNTHGSGSAAYSTNWTLIGQPDKPDPPKIVNKTDTTVTVVLAKGSSESGPVSRYQVVVVRAGTIPPTDSDRTYPGYEQSREEGLGYYVTGEFEAGDYERYKTFTIGDGRRNGRFYNAPLDTRSSMPHIGLIVTSEIRDEKKYSYSELTNTVSAGLEAPKPRGASATVVVLYVAIVLLGVLLLASVLTYVVLRRRHARSRAKHSSEQQELTLQGPVCEVDNMAYVPEDVPERKNHYQDLKSKVWSIPKNFLVIDAAVVRRGRFGTVHMGTVQINGVPKTATVHTISDGLLRASEKKAMLRELDVCIRVGSHINLAGLIGTCETPESLYVVIEMPPQTLKNRLLAARSGDPLPPNQILSVGVSVASALLHLQNHKIVHTCLCARSVGLESDGTPKLMGHGIAKYALEDIKYIRWKALELLNNEKWHQEGVVWAFGVLLWEIFSMGGTPYADLVGDDEVEDAVRRHVRLPQLRDMPDPFYEVMLSCWSTNRDERPTLDELVRIDTLSVCPITSVTEPYIPELELN from the exons ATGATTCTTCTTTGGATACTGACTTCAGTGCTCGGTGGCATCACTTTTGCCCAGGAGGCTTACGAATATAAGGGATGCTACCGAAACTTGGAAGCTGATGTGGACTTTCCAGTACTGGCAGTCAGTCATCCGAGCTCGCCATCCGAATGTATCCGGGAATGCGGTTCCCGATATTACAT GTTTGCAGGTCTGATGAACGACCAGCAATGCTACTGCGGCAGCGAATACGGAAGAAGCGGTCCTTCCTTAGGGTGCACAATCTATTGCGTAGCTGAGCCCACCGCCCTGTGCGGTTCACTTGACTCCGTAAGCGTTTACAGCACTGGGCTAAAAG GTCCAAGTCCACCAAGACACATTCAACTGATCCGCAGCGAGCCTGGAGCGCTTCAGATAACCTGGGAGCCACCGAACGTCCCGAACGGTAAACTGATAGCCTACAACCTTCGGGCGGTCTCTCTGACGTCGCATGCTTCTGGTTTCCTGCCTACGATTGAAATTCAAGTGCAAGGCGGTTCGTCGAACACGACAACAATGCGGGGTCTGCAGCCTGGCACGAATTACAACGTCTCAATAGTCGCGGTGAACACTCACGGTAGCGGATCGGCAGCTTATTCCACAAATTGGACGTTGATCGGTCAACCAGACAAGCCGGACCCCCCGAAAATCGTGAACAAAACGGACACCACGGTGACCGTCGTGCTGGCCAAGGGCTCGAGCGAATCGGGCCCGGTAAGTCGGTACCAAGTGGTCGTCGTCAGGGCAGGAACGATCCCACCGACGGACAGTGATCGGACTTATCCAGGCTACGAACAGTCCAGGGAGGAAGGCTTGGGCTACTACGTGACCGGAGAGTTCGAGGCCGGTGACTACGAGCGGTACAAGACCTTCACGATTGGGGACGGCAGAAGAAACGGTCGCTTCTACAACGCGCCGTTGGACACACGGTCGTCGATGCCGCACATTGGGCTGATCGTGACGTCCGAGATTAGGGATGAGAAGAAGTACAGCTACTCGGAGTTGACTAATACTGTTTCGGCGGGCCTGGAAGCCCCCAAACCCAGAGGTGCCAGCGCGACCGTGGTCGTCCTCTACGTGGCCATCGTTCTCCTCGGGGTCTTGCTCCTCGCATCCGTCCTGACTTACGTCGTTTTGCGGCGGCGGCACGCCAGGAGCCGGGCCAAGCATTCGTCCGAACAGCAGGAGCTCACACTTCAGGGACCTGTTTGCGAGGTTGATAATATGGCGTACGTGCCCGAGGACGTTCCCGAGCGGAAGAACCACTACCAGGACTTGAAGAGCAAGGTGTGGAGCATCCCGAAGAACTTTCTGGTCATCGACGCAGCAGTTGTTCGCCGCGGAAGATTTGGGACCGTTCACATGGGGACGGTGCAGATAAACGGGGTCCCGAAGACCGCCACCGTTCACACCATATCCGACGGCCTCCTCAGGGCCTCGGAGAAGAAGGCGATGCTGAGGGAGCTCGACGTCTGCATAAGAGTTGGAAGCCACATCAATTTGGCAGGACTTATCGGCACCTGTGAGACTCCTGAGTCGCTCTACGTCGTCATTGAGATGCCGCCGCAGACCCTGAAGAATCGATTGCTCGCCGCGAGGTCCGGCGATCCTCTACCTCCCAATCAGATACTCTCCGTTGGTGTGTCCGTCGCCTCAGCGCTGCTTCACCTACAGAATCACAAGATCGTTCACACCTGTCTCTGCGCCAGAAGCGTCGGTCTCGAAAGCGACGGCACTCCCAAGCTGATGGGACACGGGATAGCGAAGTATGCTCTTGAGGACATCAAATACATCCGCTGGAAGGCTCTCGAGCTCCTGAACAACGAGAAGTGGCACCAGGAGGGCGTCGTCTGGGCCTTCGGGGTCCTCTTGTGGGAGATATTCAGCATGGGGGGGACGCCTTACGCGGATTTAGTCGGCGATGACGAGGTCGAGGACGCCGTCAGACGACACGTTAGACTACCTCAGCTCAGGGATATGCCGGATCCGTTTTACGAAGTGATGCTGTCCTGCTGGAGCACCAATCGGGACGAAAGACCGACGCTCGACGAACTTGTCAGAATC gACACCTTGAGCGTCTGCCCGATCACATCTGTTACGGAACCTTATATCCCGGAATTGGAGCTGAATTAG
- the LOC107217576 gene encoding protein trapped in endoderm-1-like — translation MEAELLSINMTGNYTDHPTFPRPVTIIAAVCAIVFGIVGVTGNLITAIALLKYPRIRKHATTAFVISLSISDLVFSAINMPVTASRYIELHWILGEVMCRIFPIFFYGNVAVSLLSMVGITINRYLLISRPDIYPEIYTERRITMMLVGIWVVSFSILIPSLLDKWGTLGLDEKTFSCTILKKDGRSPKKLLFIIGFAIPCFVIILSYLCIYWRVRQSLKKLQAHSGGKRGGFQRKEDSRVTRLMLTIFVCFLLCFMPLMVANVVDEEMERPVFNVIASILSWASSVINPFIYAGTNRLYREAYKQLLCPPRTSNKNFRPPRPTHSHSSKVSTPNVT, via the exons ATGGAGGCCGAATTACTTTCGATTAATATGACCGGCAATTACACCGATCATCCGACGTTTCCGAGGCCTGTAACCATCATCGCCGCTGTCTGCGCCATCGTTTTTGGAATCGTTGGAGTCACAG GCAACCTGATCACGGCGATAGCTCTCCTCAAGTATCCAAGGATAAGGAAACATGCCACTACCGCATTTGTAATCAGTCTGAGTATTTCGGATCTAGTATTTTCGGCTATCAATATGCCCGTCACAGCGAGTCGCTACATCGAGTTACATTGGATTCTCGGTGAAGTGATGTGCAGGATATTTCCAATATTCTTCTACGGAAATGTCGCTGTTTCTCTGCTCAGCATGGTCGGCATAACGATCAACAG ATACCTGTTGATTTCGAGGCCGGACATTTACCCGGAGATATACACAGAGCGAAGAATAACGATGATGCTGGTTGGTATATGGGTGGTCAGCTTCAGTATCCTGATACCATCGCTGCTGGATAAATGGGGAACTCTTGGGTTGGATGAGAAAACATTCTCATGCACGATACTGAAGAAGGACGGTAGGAGTCCAAAGAAGTTGCTGTTCATTATCGGTTTCGCGATACCGTGTTTTGTGATAATCTTGTCCTATCTCTGCATTTACTGGCGGGTCCGTCAGagcttgaaaaaattgcaagccCATTCCGGAGGTAAACGGGGTGGTTTTCAACGCAAGGAAGACTCGCGGGTTACGCGACTTATGCTGACGATATTCGTTTGCTTTTTACTCTGCTTCATGCCGCTGATGGTCGCCAACGTCGTCGACGAAGAAATGGAGAGGCCAGTTTTCAACGTTATAGCCTCCATACTATCGTGGGCTTCGTCTGTCATCAACCCCTTCATTTACGCCGGCACCAACAGACTTTATAGAGAAGCTTACAAGCAACTTTTGTGCCCACCGAGGACgagtaacaaaaattttagacCTCCAAGGCCGACTCATTCTCATTCTAGCAAAGTTTCAACGCCAAACGTGACGTAG